In Phragmites australis chromosome 24, lpPhrAust1.1, whole genome shotgun sequence, the following are encoded in one genomic region:
- the LOC133907038 gene encoding transcription factor MYC2-like, translated as MNLWTDDNASMMEAFMASTDLPAFPWGAPGGGSSAATPPQQQMPPAVAPAFNQDTLQQRLQAMIEGSREIWTYAIFWQSSVDVATGASLLGWGDGYYKPCDDDKRKQMPITPAAQAEQEHRKRVLRELNSLISGAAAAPDEAVEEEVTDTEWFFLVSMTQSFLNGSGLPGQALFAGQPTWIASGLSSAPCERARQAYKFGLRTMVCVPVGTGVLELGSTDVIFQTAESMAKIRSLFGGGAWPPVQIQAPPQQPAAGADQAETDPSVLWLADAPVMGIKDSMSHPSAAEISVSKSTPPPQIHFENGSTSTLTENPSPFVHAPAPPPAPAAAQPQRQHQHQHQNGQAHPAPFRRELNFSEFASNPSMAAAPPFFKPESGEILSFGADSTSRRNPSPAPPTATAPGSLFSQHTATMNAAAANDAKNNNKRSMEATSRASNTNHHSAATANEGVLSFSSAPTTRPSTGAPAKSESDHSDLEASVREVESSRVVAPPPEAEKRPRKRGRKPANGREEPLNHVEAERQRREKLNQRFYALRAVVPNVSKMDKASLLGDAISYINELRGKLTALESDKETLQSQIEALKKERDARPAPQAGGFGHDAGPRCHAVEIDAKILGLEAMIRVQCHKRNHPSARLMTALRELDLDVYHASVSVVKDLMIQQVAVKMASRVYTQEQLNAALYSRLAEPGAAMGR; from the coding sequence ATGAACCTGTGGACGGACGACAACGCCTCCATGATGGAGGCCTTCATGGCCTCCACCGACCTCCCCGCCTTCCCCTGGGGGGCGCCCGGTGGTGGCAGCTCGGCCGCcacgccgccgcagcagcagatGCCGCCGGCGGTGGCTCCGGCCTTCAACCAGGACACGCTGCAGCAGCGGCTGCAAGCCATGATCGAGGGGTCCAGGGAGATATGGACCTACGCAATCTTCTGGCAGTCCTCCGTCGACGTCGCCACGGGCGCCTCGCTGCTCGGCTGGGGCGACGGCTACTACAAGCCCTGCGACGACGACAAGCGCAAGCAGATGCCCATCACGCCCGCCGCACAGGCAGAGCAGGAGCACCGTAAGCGCGTGCTCCGCGAGCTCAACTCGCTCATCTccggcgccgcggccgcgcccgACGAGGCCGTCGAGGAGGAAGTCACCGACACCGAGTGGTTCTTTCTCGTCTCCATGACGCAGTCCTTCCTCAACGGCTCCGGCCTCCCCGGGCAGGCGCTGTTCGCCGGGCAGCCCACCTGGATCGCCTCCGGCCTCTCATCCGCGCCGTGCGAGCGCGCGCGCCAGGCCTACAAATTTGGCCTCCGCACCATGGTCTGCGTCCCCGTCGGCACGGGGGTGCTCGAGCTCGGCTCCACCGACGTCATCTTCCAGACAGCCGAGAGCATGGCTAAGATCCGATCGCTCTTTGGGGGCGGGGCTTGGCCTCCCGTGCAGATTCaggcgccgccgcagcagccagCGGCCGGAGCGGACCAGGCTGAGACGGATCCTTCCGTCCTCTGGCTCGCCGACGCGCCGGTTATGGGCATAAAGGACTCCATGTCGCACCCGTCCGCGGCCGAGATCTCCGTCTCCAAatcgacgccgccgccgcagatCCACTTCGAGAACGGGAGCACGAGCACACTCACGGAGAACCCCAGCCCCTTCGTGCACGCGCCGGCgcccccgccggcgccggctgctgCGCAACCGCAGCGGCAGCACCAACACCAGCACCAGAACGGCCAGGCTCATCCAGCCCCCTTCCGCCGGGAGCTCAACTTCTCGGAGTTCGCGTCCAACCCCTCCATGGCGGCGGCCCCGCCGTTCTTCAAGCCCGAGTCTGGCGAGATTCTCAGCTTCGGCGCCGACAGCACTAGCCGGAGGAACCCGTCGCCGGCGCCTCCCACCGCCACCGCGCCCGGGAGCCTCTTCTCGCAGCACACGGCGACCATGAACGCGGCCGCGGCGAACGACGCGAAGAACAACAATAAGCGTTCGATGGAGGCCACTTCCCGCGCTAGCAACACCAACCACCACTCAGCGGCGACGGCGAACGAGGGCGTGCTGTCCTTCTCGTCGGCGCCGACGACGCGGCCATCGACGGGCGCACCGGCCAAGTCGGAGTCTGACCACTCGGACCTGGAGGCATCGGTGCGCGAGGTGGAGAGCAGCCGCGtggtggcgccgccgccggaggccgAGAAGCGGCCGCGCAAGCGCGGGCGGAAGCCGGCCAACGGCCGCGAGGAGCCGCTCAACCACGTGGAGGCTGAGCGGCAGCGGCGGGAGAAGCTGAACCAGCGGTTCTACGCGCTCCGCGCCGTGGTGCCCAACGTGTCGAAGATGGACAAGGCGTCGCTGCTCGGCGACGCCATCTCCTACATCAACGAGCTCCGCGGCAAGCTCACGGCGCTGGAGTCCGACAAGGAGACGCTGCAGTCCCAGATCGAGGCGCTCAAGAAGGAGCGCGACGCGCGGCCGGCCCCGCAGGCAGGCGGGTTCGGGCACGACGCCGGGCCGCGGTGCCACGCGGTGGAGATCGACGCCAAGATCCTGGGGCTGGAGGCCATGATCCGCGTGCAGTGCCACAAGCGCAACCACCCGTCGGCGCGGCTGATGACGGCGCTGCGCGAGCTGGACCTGGACGTGTACCACGCCAGCGTCTCCGTCGTCAAGGACCTCATGATCCAGCAGGTTGCAGTGAAGATGGCCAGCCGCGTATACACGCAGGAGCAGCTCAACGCCGCGCTCTACAGCCGCCTCGCAGAGCCCGGCGCCGCCATGGGCAGGTAA
- the LOC133907707 gene encoding probable ADP-ribosylation factor GTPase-activating protein AGD8: MAATEAFADKSAVFRKLHAKSDNKMCFDCNAKNPTWASVTYGVFLCIDCSAVHRSLGVHVSFVRSTNLDSWTQEQLKMMVYGGNNRAQAFFNQHGWTDGGKIEAKYTSRAADLYRQLLAKEVAKSSTEDGNNSWPSSPVAASQASNQAAAFVDLKLTEASKENVNEKNESEIVSSPRAPTHSFKKSIGAKKPGNKTGGLGARKLTSKPNESLYEQKPEKPAPVLPPVTESTTTRSKSHTSRFEYVENAPAAGTGSSSEDNQMIGHVAPPKSSNFFAEFGMDSGYHKKSTSSSSKVQVEESSEARQKFSNAKSISSSQFFGDQASFEKEAQLSLQKFSGSSAISSADLFGHPANNSNVNLSTSDLINRISFQATQDLSSLKNMAGETGKKLTSLASNIITDLQDRIL; the protein is encoded by the exons ATGGCGGCGACGGAGGCCTTCGCCGATAAGAGCGCTGTCTTCCGCAAGCTCCACGCCAAATCAGACAACAAG atgTGCTTCGATTGCAACGCCAAGAACCCGACGTGGGCGTCCGTCACCTACGGCGTCTTCCTCTGCATCGACTGCTCCGCCGTCCACCGCAGCCTCGGCGTCCACGTCTCCTTCGTCAG GTCAACAAATTTGGATTCATGGACTCAAGAGCAGTTAAAAATGATGGTTTATGGAGGAAATAACCGTGCACAAGCTTTCTTTAATCAGCATGGTTGGACAGATGGTGGGAAAATTGAAGCAAAGTATACTTCAAGAGCTGCTGACTTGTACCGGCAGTTGCTTGCCAAAGAGGTTGCTAAAAGCTCCACAGAAGATGGGAATAATAGTTGGCCATCTTCCCCAGTTGCTGCTTCCCAGGCTTCAAATCAAGCTGCTGCATTTGTAGATCTCAAGCTGACAGAGGCATCAAAAGAAAATGTAAACGAGAAGAATGAGTCTGAGATTGTTAGTTCACCTAGAGCTCCAACCCATTCTTTCAAGAAGTCAATTGGTGCGAAGAAGCCTGGAAATAAAACCGGTGGACTCGGTGCGCGGAAGCTTACATCAAAG CCAAATGAAAGCCTCTATGAGCAGAAGCCCGAAAAACCAGCTCCCGTCCTGCCACCGGTGACTGAGAGTACTACAACTAGGAGCAAATCCCATACTTCCCGATTTGAATATGTGGAAAATGCACCTGCTGCTGGGACTGGGAGCAGTTCAGAAGATAACCAGATGATTGGACATGTTGCACCCCCTAAGTCTTCGAACTTCTTTGCTGAATTTGGGATGGACAGTGGATACCACAAAAAATCTACATCCAGTTCATCCAAAGTGCAG GTTGAGGAAAGTAGTGAAGCAAGGCAGAAATTCTCGAATGCGAAGTCAATTTCATCCTCTCAGTTTTTCGGTGATCAAGCCAGTTTCGAAAAGGAGGCTCAATTATCTCTCCAAAAGTTTTCT GGTTCCTCTGCCATATCAAGTGCTGACCTATTTGGCCATCCAGCGAACAATTCTAATGTGAATCTTAGTACTTCAGATTTGATCAACAGAATCTCATTCCAG GCCACTCAGGATCTGTCTTCTCTCAAGAACATGGCTGGGGAAACCGGAAAGAAGTTGACTTCTTTGGCGTCCAACATCATCACTGATCTTCAGGATCGGATCCTCTAA